The [Eubacterium] siraeum genome contains a region encoding:
- a CDS encoding LytTR family DNA-binding domain-containing protein yields the protein MTIAICDDSVIDCLLSKFLISEYFKKRKMTCSIITYETGAKLLSDFENGTVFDIVFMDIYVGDELGIDVAGKLRNEGYDNLLIFSTITPEYAIASYSVKANGYILKPFSGERIESVLNRVLEHYVRDYIRIKVRNSYVNIMYSDIIYIESRNNRCILHTADEEYPLYMKLDDIEQQMLDEKSRFLRCHRSYIINMDHVTAVDEQFRLDNGDSVLIRSRSRAQIKKTYLCYSGKGKA from the coding sequence ATGACAATAGCGATATGCGATGACAGTGTTATAGACTGCTTACTGTCTAAATTTCTGATAAGTGAATATTTCAAGAAGCGTAAAATGACGTGCAGTATCATTACCTACGAAACAGGCGCAAAACTGCTTTCCGATTTTGAAAACGGAACAGTTTTCGATATTGTTTTTATGGATATATATGTCGGGGATGAGTTGGGGATAGACGTTGCAGGAAAACTCAGAAATGAGGGTTACGATAACCTGCTGATATTCTCTACTATCACTCCCGAATATGCAATAGCAAGCTACAGCGTCAAGGCAAACGGATATATTCTGAAGCCATTCAGCGGCGAAAGAATAGAAAGCGTTCTTAACAGAGTGCTTGAGCATTATGTAAGGGACTATATCAGGATAAAGGTACGCAACAGCTATGTCAATATTATGTACAGCGATATTATCTATATCGAAAGCCGCAATAACCGCTGTATACTTCACACTGCCGATGAAGAATATCCGCTTTATATGAAGCTTGATGATATAGAACAGCAGATGCTTGACGAAAAGTCACGCTTTCTCAGATGCCACAGGAGCTATATCATCAATATGGATCATGTCACGGCGGTTGACGAACAGTTCAGATTGGATAACGGCGACAGCGTACTGATACGGAGCAGGAGCAGAGCGCAGATTAAAAAGACTTACCTTTGCTACTCAGGAAAAGGTAAGGCATAA
- a CDS encoding lysophospholipase: protein MTAQEFEYKGMHCKKWLSDNEKAKIQIIHGLGEMSEYYEQFAEYITAKGVSVYLCEYREHGRTALPADIDNIVQTAAKECGDFSSYVHSESDTPLFLLGHSLGAQMAQYVICHCDSSLYSGVILTGCPYIHDTKALLSDIEAEISEKGADAPSMDVFLKLFGKVAEPFPEKCTVSWVTSDLERALYYETLPYTNKMYSCRFYRSFLQLASEVQCKDYLKNVSPKPPFLLMSGTQDMVGDKGAYAKEKAGILIENGFDVRLEIFDGMRHSILQEVQRENVYRLIYEFIRENI from the coding sequence ATGACTGCACAGGAATTTGAATACAAGGGAATGCACTGCAAGAAATGGCTTTCCGATAACGAAAAGGCGAAAATACAGATAATTCACGGGCTTGGCGAAATGTCGGAATACTATGAGCAGTTCGCCGAATATATTACAGCCAAAGGAGTTTCGGTATATCTTTGCGAATACCGTGAACACGGAAGGACGGCACTGCCTGCGGATATAGACAATATCGTTCAGACTGCGGCAAAGGAATGCGGTGATTTTTCGTCATACGTTCACTCGGAAAGTGACACACCGCTGTTTCTGCTCGGTCACAGCCTTGGCGCACAGATGGCTCAATATGTTATTTGTCACTGCGATAGCTCACTTTACAGCGGAGTTATACTTACGGGCTGTCCGTATATACATGATACGAAAGCGCTTTTGTCGGACATAGAAGCGGAAATTTCCGAAAAAGGCGCAGATGCTCCGAGTATGGACGTATTCCTGAAGCTGTTCGGAAAGGTTGCGGAGCCTTTTCCGGAAAAATGCACGGTATCCTGGGTGACATCAGACCTTGAGCGTGCTTTATATTATGAAACTCTCCCGTATACCAACAAAATGTACAGTTGTCGCTTTTACAGGAGCTTTTTACAGCTTGCAAGCGAAGTACAGTGCAAGGATTATCTTAAGAATGTTTCACCGAAACCGCCCTTTCTTTTAATGAGCGGAACACAGGATATGGTGGGCGATAAAGGCGCTTATGCAAAAGAAAAAGCCGGTATTCTTATCGAAAATGGCTTTGATGTAAGACTTGAAATATTTGACGGAATGCGTCACAGTATACTGCAGGAAGTGCAGAGGGAAAATGTATACCGTTTGATTTATGAGTTTATAAGAGAGAATATATAA
- a CDS encoding methyl-accepting chemotaxis protein, translated as MKKNKGWLKNKVQSQVVVITFLCVVCCIMMLATIAVCTVNILTMAGHDDPVYHSSIMLSLITEGISLIVTAAFILLCIYVRKAIVKPIRKISNELNNFSEGILSAEFDVKINDSDIGKLAGSLNTAKWYLKKMVDELTYLLTQMSYGNISFNINYDYKGEFTPIKSAFEQILVNLNDSFSRIQKAGTMLYDASEQVSSGSQALAQGTSEQEASIRELSDYVSDISGRVNKNAENAKNVSEISDTATTDLKEGNAEMQKMLAAMKIIDEKSAEIKKIINTIDNIAFQTNILALNAAVEAARAGEAGKGFAVVADEVRNLASKSAEAAQTTSELIGSTIEAVSNGTAIADSTAQTIESVMERFSNANSLINEISDGSAQQATMVDQVLSSVSQISAVVQNNAATAEESASASALTAAQAKELQKMVKQFHLREDGQIHLEGPMEE; from the coding sequence ATGAAAAAAAATAAAGGCTGGTTAAAAAATAAAGTGCAGAGCCAGGTAGTTGTAATAACATTTTTATGCGTTGTCTGCTGTATAATGATGCTGGCTACCATTGCCGTATGCACTGTCAACATTCTGACAATGGCAGGTCACGACGACCCTGTTTATCATTCTTCGATAATGCTGTCACTGATTACCGAGGGCATTTCGCTTATCGTTACTGCGGCATTTATCCTGCTTTGCATTTATGTAAGAAAAGCAATAGTAAAGCCTATCAGAAAAATCAGCAACGAACTTAATAACTTCTCAGAGGGTATTCTTTCCGCTGAATTTGATGTCAAGATAAACGACAGCGATATAGGAAAGCTCGCAGGCTCGCTCAATACTGCAAAGTGGTATCTCAAAAAAATGGTCGATGAGCTTACATATCTGCTGACTCAGATGTCATACGGCAACATCAGTTTTAACATTAACTATGATTACAAGGGCGAATTTACTCCCATAAAGTCGGCATTTGAGCAGATACTTGTAAATCTTAATGACTCGTTTTCAAGAATACAGAAGGCAGGAACTATGCTATACGATGCCTCCGAGCAGGTATCAAGCGGTTCGCAGGCACTTGCACAGGGTACAAGCGAACAGGAAGCATCCATCCGTGAGCTTTCAGACTATGTAAGCGATATTTCCGGCAGAGTTAACAAGAATGCCGAAAACGCAAAGAATGTAAGCGAAATTTCAGATACGGCAACCACTGACCTTAAGGAAGGCAACGCAGAAATGCAGAAGATGCTTGCCGCTATGAAGATTATAGACGAAAAATCAGCCGAGATCAAGAAGATTATCAACACTATCGACAACATCGCATTCCAGACAAATATACTTGCCCTTAATGCCGCTGTAGAGGCCGCAAGAGCAGGTGAAGCCGGCAAGGGATTCGCCGTTGTTGCAGACGAGGTAAGAAACCTTGCGAGCAAGTCCGCAGAAGCCGCACAGACAACAAGCGAGCTTATCGGCAGCACTATAGAGGCGGTTTCAAACGGCACGGCTATCGCAGATTCAACCGCACAGACTATCGAAAGTGTTATGGAACGTTTCAGCAACGCAAACTCACTTATAAACGAAATATCGGACGGCTCGGCACAGCAGGCAACCATGGTTGACCAAGTGCTTTCAAGCGTAAGCCAGATTTCAGCGGTAGTTCAGAACAATGCCGCCACAGCTGAGGAAAGTGCAAGTGCAAGCGCACTTACAGCCGCTCAGGCGAAAGAGCTTCAGAAGATGGTCAAGCAGTTCCATCTGCGTGAGGACGGTCAGATTCATCTTGAAGGCCCTATGGAAGAATAA
- a CDS encoding QueT transporter family protein, with amino-acid sequence MRNKKVLFITQGAVIAAIYVVLTYIVSLLGLTNGVIQVRLSEALTILPVFTPAAIPGLVVGCVISNILTGAVIWDVIFGSLATLIGAVGTYLLRKHHRILYPLPPIIANTVIVPLVLTYAYGVPDALWFSALTVCAGEVISCGVLGLLLYHGLDNKYCRRLFTAKV; translated from the coding sequence ATGCGAAACAAAAAAGTCCTGTTTATCACACAGGGAGCCGTTATCGCCGCAATCTATGTAGTGCTGACCTATATTGTCAGCCTGCTGGGGCTTACAAACGGCGTAATTCAGGTGCGTCTTTCCGAGGCGCTCACAATCCTGCCGGTATTTACTCCGGCGGCAATTCCGGGACTGGTTGTAGGCTGTGTCATCTCAAACATACTGACCGGTGCTGTAATATGGGATGTTATCTTCGGAAGCCTTGCCACACTCATAGGAGCGGTAGGCACATATCTTCTGAGAAAGCATCACAGGATACTGTACCCCCTTCCGCCCATAATTGCCAATACTGTTATAGTACCGCTTGTACTGACCTATGCTTACGGTGTGCCGGACGCATTATGGTTCTCGGCGCTGACGGTATGTGCAGGTGAGGTCATCTCCTGCGGAGTTCTCGGTCTGCTCCTGTATCACGGACTGGACAACAAATATTGCAGACGTTTGTTTACCGCAAAGGTTTAA
- a CDS encoding MATE family efflux transporter: MSIIFMDEERKFNLSVDIKEKRKSGTVLMTEGSIWKKLLIFSVPLILGNLLQQLYSTVDSIIVGNCVGKEALAAVGSTGSIVSLLIAFSQGASVGAGVIISQYMGAKRKDDVKRAVHTAMAIAVIIGLMLTVMGVFMSRLFLVWMQTPDNILDGASLYLQIYCGGLLFNVLYNMCAGIFNAAGNSKRPLLYLGAASVVNIALDLILIQGFGMGVEGAAIATDASQLVSCVMAIIYMVKVNADYKLFIRQIKVHRDMAIRIIKVGLPTGIQNMVISFSNVLVQASVNSFGSDAVAGFGAYLKVDGFNILPVLSISMAVTTFVGQNYGANKPERVKKGMWTALGMGVVYTVITGVLLLVFADPIIRLFTNDDAVAACGETAMKYFCPFYFLLAIMNVLAGAVRGTGKSIPPMLILLFAMCIFRIFWIWLVVPLFPTIDGVYLLYPVSWVIGVVLMALYTWKGKWMPKIE, translated from the coding sequence ATGAGTATAATATTTATGGATGAAGAAAGGAAGTTTAACTTGAGCGTAGATATAAAAGAAAAAAGAAAATCCGGAACGGTCCTTATGACAGAAGGCTCTATCTGGAAGAAGCTGCTTATATTTTCCGTGCCGCTGATACTGGGCAACCTCTTACAGCAGTTATACAGCACGGTCGATTCTATAATAGTAGGAAACTGCGTGGGCAAGGAGGCTCTGGCGGCGGTAGGCTCAACCGGCTCTATCGTCAGTCTGCTGATAGCGTTCAGCCAGGGTGCATCGGTCGGCGCAGGCGTTATTATATCGCAGTACATGGGTGCAAAGCGTAAGGACGATGTGAAAAGAGCGGTACATACGGCTATGGCAATCGCAGTTATAATCGGCCTTATGCTGACGGTCATGGGTGTATTTATGAGCAGACTGTTCCTCGTATGGATGCAGACACCGGATAATATTCTTGACGGCGCATCGCTCTATTTGCAGATATACTGCGGCGGATTGCTGTTCAACGTGCTTTATAATATGTGTGCCGGAATATTCAATGCGGCTGGAAATTCAAAAAGACCGCTGTTATATCTCGGTGCGGCATCAGTTGTAAATATAGCACTCGACCTTATACTGATACAAGGCTTCGGTATGGGCGTAGAGGGTGCGGCGATAGCAACCGATGCAAGCCAGCTTGTTTCCTGCGTTATGGCTATAATCTATATGGTGAAGGTAAATGCGGATTATAAGCTGTTTATCCGTCAGATAAAGGTACACAGGGATATGGCGATAAGGATAATAAAGGTAGGTCTGCCTACAGGCATTCAGAATATGGTCATCTCCTTTTCGAACGTGCTTGTACAGGCAAGCGTCAACAGCTTCGGCTCGGATGCGGTAGCAGGCTTCGGCGCATATCTTAAGGTGGACGGCTTCAACATCCTGCCGGTGCTTAGTATAAGTATGGCGGTGACTACCTTTGTCGGTCAGAACTACGGTGCGAATAAGCCCGAACGTGTTAAAAAGGGTATGTGGACAGCACTCGGTATGGGCGTTGTTTACACTGTCATAACAGGCGTCCTGCTGCTTGTGTTTGCCGACCCGATTATAAGGCTTTTCACAAACGATGACGCAGTAGCCGCCTGCGGCGAAACCGCAATGAAATACTTCTGTCCGTTCTATTTCCTGCTTGCAATAATGAATGTGCTTGCGGGGGCTGTAAGAGGCACGGGCAAGAGCATTCCTCCGATGCTGATATTACTGTTCGCAATGTGCATTTTCAGAATATTCTGGATATGGCTCGTAGTGCCGCTTTTCCCGACTATTGACGGCGTTTATCTGCTGTACCCTGTTTCGTGGGTAATAGGCGTTGTGCTTATGGCACTGTATACCTGGAAGGGTAAATGGATGCCGAAAATCGAGTAA
- a CDS encoding glycoside hydrolase family 3 C-terminal domain-containing protein → MENKYRFRDSSLSFDERVKDLLSRLTIKEKAGLMSSHMAAVPRLDIGEWYVGAEVARGYVSRNPDEPTTVFPQPIGLSGTFDTELMEKAGLAAGKEARVLNKRHPSGHLMLWGPTVDLCRNPLWGRNEEGYGEDPFLTGEMSAAYTKGLANRHGEYLQAIPTLKHFCANNTENERGTASSDVDMRTLNEYYYAAFERPITCGGAYSVMVAYNELSGVPAVINPDIQKVLKDRWGLGFVVTDGGDFSQNVTFHKYSESHAETIALAIKNGTDVMTDCEDVVEAAVFEALNSGLVSEKDIDKALYNSLLARFRLGEFDEKHPFSDVCEMMIDNEEHKCLNRRAALEQMVLLRNSDILPIYDECSVAVVGMNGNCNLMDWYTGYSSYNTTIFDGIKERYGKAEYDNACDHIVIKSKLTGKYLGVADDDTVSAIYEKDDPRAHFEKAEYGHDETTYRSLYNNKYITENTCKCDSESTYRWYSQEIMKPQKHGDEVLYRTYFGKALGIDEKGRLTLVKQYGLTDDKLFCEEVISDGIKRATELAQKADAVIVCIGNDPMIVAREMYDRKTLSLPAHDSALSKAVYSANNKCVMAVVSSYPFSICEEQEYMPAIIYTTHAGPELGNAFADVISGRYSPAGRLAQTWYKSEYELAPIECYNIIENDMTYLYYRGKPLYPFGYGLSYARFEYSDFDVKENGDVISVSLDVTNASETDSDEVVQIYFRMENPSVKRPLRQLVAFAREHIEGGSKRHFEFDIKKSELRFYDVSRERFAVEQGRYTFMAGASSEDIRLTKTIDVSGEIIPPRELCKGIKAKNYDGKYGTKMKYSKKLEQHYMLGGGLIYNNCVLGDADSIEIVCGSRVNTGKITVRYGGKTLCEAEVKPTVDVTKFETVTAQFDKAVLAGIDREKPAVFELWMPEQIYILGFRTY, encoded by the coding sequence ATGGAAAACAAGTATAGATTCAGGGATAGCTCGCTGTCGTTTGACGAGCGAGTAAAGGACCTTTTATCAAGGCTGACAATCAAGGAAAAGGCAGGACTTATGTCAAGTCATATGGCGGCTGTGCCTCGCCTTGATATAGGCGAGTGGTATGTCGGTGCGGAGGTTGCAAGGGGATATGTTTCGAGAAACCCCGATGAGCCGACGACCGTATTCCCCCAGCCCATCGGGCTTTCCGGAACGTTTGACACGGAACTTATGGAAAAGGCGGGACTTGCGGCAGGCAAGGAGGCACGGGTGCTGAATAAACGCCATCCGAGCGGCCATCTGATGCTGTGGGGGCCTACCGTTGACCTGTGCAGAAATCCGCTCTGGGGCAGAAACGAGGAGGGCTACGGAGAGGACCCGTTCCTGACCGGAGAAATGTCGGCGGCATACACAAAAGGGCTTGCAAACAGGCACGGGGAGTACCTTCAGGCCATCCCGACGCTGAAGCATTTCTGCGCCAACAATACCGAAAACGAGCGTGGAACTGCCTCGTCCGATGTCGATATGAGGACGCTCAACGAGTATTACTATGCGGCATTTGAACGCCCGATAACCTGCGGCGGAGCATACTCTGTAATGGTGGCATATAACGAGCTTTCGGGGGTTCCGGCGGTAATAAATCCGGATATACAGAAAGTCCTCAAAGACAGATGGGGACTGGGATTCGTGGTAACTGACGGCGGCGATTTCTCGCAGAATGTAACGTTCCACAAATACAGCGAATCCCACGCAGAAACGATAGCCCTTGCGATAAAGAACGGTACGGACGTTATGACCGACTGCGAGGATGTGGTCGAAGCGGCGGTGTTTGAGGCATTAAACAGCGGACTTGTGTCGGAAAAGGATATAGACAAAGCGCTGTATAACAGTCTGCTTGCAAGGTTCAGACTTGGTGAATTTGACGAAAAACATCCATTCTCAGATGTGTGCGAGATGATGATTGACAATGAGGAGCATAAGTGCCTCAATCGCAGAGCAGCACTGGAACAGATGGTATTACTACGCAATAGCGACATACTGCCGATTTATGATGAATGTAGCGTGGCTGTGGTCGGTATGAACGGTAATTGCAATCTTATGGATTGGTATACAGGTTATTCGTCATATAATACAACAATATTCGACGGAATAAAAGAAAGATACGGAAAAGCAGAATATGATAATGCCTGTGATCATATAGTAATAAAATCGAAGCTGACGGGAAAATATCTCGGTGTTGCAGATGATGATACGGTGAGTGCGATTTACGAAAAGGACGATCCGAGAGCGCATTTTGAAAAGGCGGAATACGGTCACGATGAAACAACATACCGTTCGCTTTACAACAACAAATACATAACGGAAAACACCTGTAAGTGCGACAGCGAAAGCACTTACCGCTGGTATTCGCAGGAAATAATGAAACCGCAGAAACACGGAGATGAGGTGCTGTACCGCACCTATTTCGGAAAGGCACTGGGCATTGACGAAAAGGGAAGGCTGACGCTTGTAAAGCAGTACGGTTTGACCGATGACAAGCTGTTTTGCGAGGAGGTCATATCGGACGGTATCAAGCGTGCCACAGAGCTTGCACAAAAAGCCGATGCGGTCATAGTCTGCATCGGCAACGATCCGATGATAGTAGCCCGTGAAATGTACGACCGTAAGACACTGTCACTGCCCGCACATGATTCTGCGCTTTCCAAAGCGGTTTACAGCGCCAACAACAAATGCGTAATGGCGGTGGTGTCAAGCTATCCGTTCTCGATATGCGAGGAGCAGGAATATATGCCTGCTATAATCTACACCACACACGCAGGTCCGGAGCTTGGAAACGCTTTCGCCGATGTGATAAGCGGCAGATATTCTCCTGCCGGCAGACTGGCACAGACGTGGTATAAAAGCGAATATGAGCTTGCACCGATAGAATGCTACAATATTATCGAAAACGATATGACATATCTTTACTACAGGGGAAAACCGCTCTATCCGTTCGGATACGGGCTTAGCTACGCAAGGTTTGAATATTCGGACTTTGACGTAAAGGAAAACGGTGATGTTATAAGCGTTTCGCTTGATGTCACAAATGCTTCCGAAACGGACAGTGACGAGGTAGTGCAGATATATTTCCGTATGGAAAATCCATCGGTAAAGCGTCCGCTAAGACAGCTTGTGGCTTTTGCCCGTGAGCATATTGAGGGTGGCAGTAAAAGGCATTTTGAATTTGATATAAAAAAGTCGGAACTGAGATTCTACGATGTCAGCCGTGAACGTTTTGCCGTAGAGCAGGGAAGATACACCTTTATGGCGGGTGCGTCAAGCGAGGATATAAGGCTTACAAAAACGATCGACGTAAGCGGTGAAATAATACCTCCGAGAGAGCTTTGCAAGGGCATCAAGGCGAAAAATTACGACGGCAAATACGGGACGAAAATGAAATACAGCAAAAAACTCGAACAGCACTATATGCTCGGCGGCGGACTTATCTACAACAACTGTGTGCTTGGTGACGCAGACAGTATAGAGATAGTGTGCGGAAGCCGTGTCAATACGGGCAAAATAACCGTGCGTTACGGAGGAAAGACATTATGCGAGGCTGAGGTGAAGCCAACGGTAGATGTTACCAAATTTGAAACGGTGACGGCACAGTTTGACAAGGCAGTGCTTGCCGGAATCGACAGGGAGAAGCCT